A DNA window from Streptomyces sp. B21-083 contains the following coding sequences:
- a CDS encoding trp operon leader peptide: protein MFAHSTQNQNWWWPAHPAAH, encoded by the coding sequence ATGTTCGCGCACTCGACCCAGAACCAGAACTGGTGGTGGCCCGCTCACCCGGCGGCCCACTGA